The DNA sequence CCTTGGGCAGCCCGCTGGTCGCGGTCGCGGCCGTCTTCCTGGCCGTGCCGGTGCTCTTCTTGGCAACCACTTTCCGGGCTCCCGTCTCGTGCGCGGCCTGCGCCGCCCCCTCGGCCCCGGCCGTCTTGGCCGTGGCCTTCTTCGCGGCCGTCTTCTTGACGGCCGTCTTCTTGACGGCGGCCGTCTCCTCGGCGGGCGCCTTCCCGGCTGCCGCCTTCTTCGCGTCGGCGGCCTTCGTCCCGGCCGCCGCCGTCCTGGTGCCGGCCGCCGCCTTCTTCGTGGCCGCCGCCTTCTTCCCGGCGGCGGTGCCTTCCACCGGTCCGGCCTCCGGATCCGGGGCCGCCACCTCCGTCACCGGATCCTGCGCCGGCTTCTCCGCAGCCTTCCCGACAGCCTTCTTGGCAGTACTCCCGGCGGTCTTCTTCGCCACCATGGCCGCGGCCCCTTCACATACTGTGATCATTGCTCGCGAATCGTGCCGGAACGATAAATCGACTCCGGCCCCGCGGCAACGGGGCACGCGTCCATCGAGGTCAACCTGCATCCGTTGTGCCCAGCGCAGAGCCCGGTAATCCGCCCCACCCGCCCCACCGCACCCCGGAACGGCCCGTCGGCCCATTCGGGTCAATCCGAGCCCGGTCCGCGCCCGGGTCCGCGCCCGGGTCCGAGCCCCGGTCCAGACCCCGGTCCGCGCCCCGCCCGGACCCCCGCGCCACGCCCCGTAAACCGGTCTGCCGACGCGCCCCCCGGCCCGTACACTGGGCCCAGCGAGAAGCATGGATGGGGACGAGTAGCGTCGGACGCAGCCAGGAGCGACCCGGGGACGGTGAGAGCCCGGGGGCGAGCGCGATGCGAAGGATCACCCCGGAGCCGCCGGAAGAAAGCCCACCGGGATACCCGTAGGGCGAGTAGAACCGGCTTCGCACCCCAATGAGGGGGCCGACGGACCACAGGTCCGCAGGCCAAGGAGGGTGGTACCGCGGGAACAGCTTTTCCCTGATTCGGGGGAGGGCGGCTCTCGTCCCTCCGGACGGAAGTGACACCCCGCCGGAGGAAGAGTTCAGCCTCATGACCACACCGCCGCAGTACCGCCCGGTACCCGCCCAGGTCGACCTGCCTGCCCTCGAGCACGCGGTCCTCGACTTCTGGCGCGAGAGCAAGACCTTCGCCAAGACCCTGGAGCAGTCCGAGGGCCGCCCCGAGTGGGTCTTCTACGAGGGCCCGCCCACCGCGAACGGCATGCCCGGCGCGCACCACATCGAGGCACGCGTCTTCAAGGACGTCTTCCCCCGCTTCCGCACCATGCGCGGCTACCACGTGGCCCGCAAGGCCGGCTGGGACTGCCACGGTCTGCCCGTCGAGCTCGCCGTCGAGAAGGAACTGGGCTTCAACGGCAAGAAGGACATCGAGGCGTACGGCATCGCCGAGTTCAACGCCAAGTGCCGGGAGTCGGTGACCCGCCACACCGACGCGTTCACCGAGCTCACGAACCGGATGGGCTACTGGGTCGACCTCGACGACGCCTACCGCACCATGGACCCCGAGTACGTCGAGTCCGTGTGGTGGTCGCTGAAGGAGATCTTCAACAAGG is a window from the Streptomyces sp. NBC_01244 genome containing:
- a CDS encoding TraR/DksA family transcriptional regulator gives rise to the protein MVAKKTAGSTAKKAVGKAAEKPAQDPVTEVAAPDPEAGPVEGTAAGKKAAATKKAAAGTRTAAAGTKAADAKKAAAGKAPAEETAAVKKTAVKKTAAKKATAKTAGAEGAAQAAHETGARKVVAKKSTGTARKTAATATSGLPKARGTAGLAPGELAVRPGEDPWTPAEVAEARAELESEVLRLRAELQASDAAISGLMRDSGDGAGDDQADTGTKNITRESELALAANANSMLEQTERALERLEAGTYGLCENCGQPIGKARMQAFPRATLCVDCKQKQERRH